In Mercenaria mercenaria strain notata chromosome 15, MADL_Memer_1, whole genome shotgun sequence, a single genomic region encodes these proteins:
- the LOC128548894 gene encoding ovomucoid-like, which yields MIHASINICFVIVASQGHSNEHHSHNNHGGSVPDSGQVDAAIVDIELHYNEKLCLELLLVDCATHVTQGDEKVCGSDGVTYDNHCKFSHAVCEFKHAAHHLKLASHGECPPPTAAPVSTMPSATAAPASTMPPATAAPAIQTGTGSMGMTTTVATTTTTVMMTTTTAATTVDPIHSIVQNVFCQNAASISCANDFQIICGSDGQLYPNQCEMSKQKCVDPTLTVADKSTCPIPGR from the exons ATGATtcatgctagtataaatatatgct TTGTGATCGTGGCTTCGCAAGGTCACAGCAATGAGCACCACAGTCACAATAACCATGGTGGAAGCGTTCCAGATTCCGGACAAGTTGATGCCGCCATTGTCGATATAGAACTCCATTACAACGAAAAATTGTGCCTCGAATTGCTTCTTGTAGATTGTGCGACACATGTAACACAGGGGGACGAGAAAGTCTGCGGAAGTGACGGTGTTACTTACGATAACCA TTGTAAATTCTCGCATGCCGTGTGCGAGTTCAAACACGCCGCCCATCATTTAAAACTTGCTAGCCATGGCGAATGCCCACCACCAACAGCAGCACCTGTTTCAACAATGCCATCTGCAACAGCGGCACCTGCTTCAACAATGCCACCTGCAACAGCGGCACCTGCCATACAAACAGGGACAGGTTCTATGGGCATGACGACAACCGTTGCTACGACAACCACGACGGTGATGATGACAACAACTACAGCAGCAACTACAGTGGACCCAATTCACTCTATCGTTCAAAACGTGTTCTGTCAGAACGCTGCAAGCATTTCTTGTGCCAATGATTTCCAGATCATTTGTGGATCTGACGGACAGCTGTACCCTAACCA gTGCGAGATGTCGAAACAGAAATGTGTCGATCCGACACTTACCGTGGCTGACAAGTCGACATGTCCGATACCAGGTCGATAA
- the LOC123536472 gene encoding ovomucoid-like — protein sequence MKIFVPFFALVVIVASQGHSGEHHGHNNNGGSVPDSGQVDAAIVDIELHYNDKLCLELLLVDCATHVTQGDEKVCGSDGVTYDNHCKFAHATCEFTHVDNPLKLASHGECPPPTAAPVSTMPPATAAPASTMQPATAAPAIQTGTGSMGMTTTVATTTTTVMLTTTAATTVDPIHSIVQNVFCQNAASISCANDFQIICGSDGQLYPNQCEMSKQKCVDPTLTVADKSTCPIPGR from the exons ATGAAGATATTTGTTCCATTTTTCGCTTTAG TTGTGATCGTGGCTTCGCAAGGTCACAGCGGTGAGCACCACGGTCACAATAACAATGGTGGAAGCGTTCCAGATTCCGGACAAGTTGATGCCGCCATTGTCGACATAGAGCTCCATTACAACGACAAATTGTGCCTCGAGTTGCTTCTTGTAGATTGTGCGACACACGTGACACAGGGGGACGAGAAAGTCTGCGGAAGTGACGGTGTTACTTACGATAACCA CTGTAAATTCGCGCATGCCACGTGTGAGTTCACACACGTCGACAATCCTCTAAAACTTGCTAGCCATGGCGAATGCCCACCACCAACAGCAGCACCTGTTTCAACAATGCCACCTGCAACGGCGGCACCTGCTTCAACAATGCAACCTGCAACAGCGGCGCCTGCCATACAAACAGGGACAGGTTCTATGGGCATGACGACAACCGTTGCTACGACAACCACGACAGTGATGTTGACAACTACAGCAGCAACTACAGTGGACCCAATTCACTCTATCGTTCAGAACGTGTTCTGCCAGAACGCTGCAAGCATTTCTTGTGCCAATGATTTCCAAATAATTTGTGGATCTGACGGGCAGCTGTACCCTAATCA gTGCGAGATGTCGAAACAGAAATGTGTCGACCCAACACTTACAGTGGCTGACAAGTCGACATGTCCGATACCAGGTCGATAA